GTACACCAGTTCATTCAGAACTCAGTGTTCATCCAAGAAGAGTTGCGAGGTTTTTGCAGTTTTCTTCAACAAGAGCGGCGGATTTCCGGAGTGCTTCCAGCTCGGAGGCGGTGAGGTTGATTTCAAGAATCTGCTCAACACCATTTTTTCCGAGTTTGACAGGAACACCGCAGAAAACACTCTCAATACCGTACTGACCTTCAAGAAGGGTTGTGCAAGGGATAATACGTTTACGATCCTTGGTGATTCCCTCAATCATTTCTACTGCAGATGCTGCCGGTGCATAGAACGCAGAGCCGGTTTTCAGATAGTTGACAATTTCAATGCCGCCATTTCTTGTGCGTTCTACCAGTGCATCGATCTTATCCTGCGGAAGCAGTTCTGTTAACGGTATACCGGCAACATTGGTATAATTTACGATCGGCACCATTGAATCTCCGTGACCGCCAAGTACCATTGCGCTGATATCCTGCATGGAAACATCCAATGCTTCGGCTATAAAATTTTTGTAACGCGCAGTATCAAGAACACCTGCCATACCGATTACTCTCTCTTTTGGAAGACCGCTTGCCTTCCATGCAACAAAGGTCATCACATCCAGCGGGTTCGAGACCATGATGATGATCGGGTTGGCTGAATATTTCATCACCTCTGTGGTAACATCCCTGATGATTGTGGCGTTTATCTTCAGAAGATCCTCTCTTGACATGCCGGGTTTTCTTGCCAGACCGGCAGTAATGAGCACAATATCAGAATCTGCAGAATCTTTATAATCGTTGGATCCAAGGACAGTGGTATCGAAAAGAGCGACAGCTCCGGACTCGTACATGTCGAGAGCTTTTCCCTGAGGGATGCCTTCAACGATATCAATCAGCACAACCTCT
The DNA window shown above is from Pelodictyon phaeoclathratiforme BU-1 and carries:
- the mdh gene encoding malate dehydrogenase; its protein translation is MKITVIGAGNVGATAALRIAEKQLAKEVVLIDIVEGIPQGKALDMYESGAVALFDTTVLGSNDYKDSADSDIVLITAGLARKPGMSREDLLKINATIIRDVTTEVMKYSANPIIIMVSNPLDVMTFVAWKASGLPKERVIGMAGVLDTARYKNFIAEALDVSMQDISAMVLGGHGDSMVPIVNYTNVAGIPLTELLPQDKIDALVERTRNGGIEIVNYLKTGSAFYAPAASAVEMIEGITKDRKRIIPCTTLLEGQYGIESVFCGVPVKLGKNGVEQILEINLTASELEALRKSAALVEENCKNLATLLG